A genome region from Sphingobium sp. WTD-1 includes the following:
- a CDS encoding acetyl/propionyl/methylcrotonyl-CoA carboxylase subunit alpha: MLESLLIANRGEIACRLIRTARRLGIRTIAVYSDADADALHVREADEAVHIGPSPVRESYLVGDRIIATAKATGAQAIHPGYGFLSENAEFAQAVIDAGLIWVGPNPSSITAMGLKDAAKKLMQQAGVPTTPGYLGEDQSPERLAAEAEAIGYPVLIKAVAGGGGKGMRKVDDPVNFADALASCRREAASSFGNDQVLLEKWITNPRHIEVQVFGDKHGNVVHLFERDCSLQRRHQKVIEEAPAPGMDEATRAAVCQAAVNAAKAVDYVGAGTIEFIADGSDGLRADRIWFMEMNTRLQVEHPVTEEITGQDLVEWQLRVASGEPLPRTQEQLSINGWAMEARLYAEDPAKGFLPSIGTLDTFELGGGARIDTGVEEGAAISPYYDPMIAKVIAHGDTRDAARLRLAAALDETVIWPLRTNAGFLVKALENADFAAARLDTGLIAREGDALLPPADPSDAALADAAAALTPGGALAGFRLNAPVRAEANFLLNGHPHVVRYDPRLGDARPLEDVLIAEGGQVWEMTPWRVAGGAGGAASDGAILSPMPGRIIAVAVTAGQAVTKGQKLLTLEAMKMEHSLVAPFDGVVAELNAAEGGQVSEGVLLARIDHSEG, encoded by the coding sequence ATGCTTGAATCCCTCCTCATCGCCAATCGTGGCGAAATTGCCTGTCGGTTGATCCGCACCGCGCGGCGGCTGGGTATCCGCACGATCGCGGTTTATTCCGATGCCGATGCCGACGCGCTGCATGTGCGCGAAGCGGACGAGGCGGTGCATATCGGCCCGTCGCCGGTGCGCGAATCCTATCTGGTCGGCGACCGCATCATCGCGACAGCGAAAGCGACAGGGGCGCAGGCGATTCATCCCGGCTATGGCTTCCTGTCGGAAAATGCCGAGTTTGCCCAGGCGGTGATCGACGCGGGGCTGATTTGGGTCGGCCCCAACCCGTCCTCCATCACCGCCATGGGTCTCAAAGATGCGGCCAAGAAGCTGATGCAACAGGCCGGTGTCCCCACCACGCCGGGCTATCTGGGCGAAGACCAGTCGCCTGAGCGGCTGGCGGCGGAGGCGGAGGCGATCGGCTATCCCGTCCTGATCAAGGCGGTGGCCGGCGGCGGCGGCAAGGGCATGCGCAAGGTGGATGACCCTGTCAATTTCGCTGACGCTTTAGCGTCCTGCCGGCGTGAGGCGGCGTCCAGCTTTGGCAACGACCAGGTGCTGCTGGAAAAATGGATCACCAACCCGCGCCATATCGAGGTGCAGGTGTTCGGCGACAAGCATGGCAATGTCGTCCATCTGTTCGAGCGCGACTGTTCGCTCCAGCGCCGCCACCAGAAGGTGATCGAGGAAGCGCCCGCGCCGGGCATGGATGAAGCGACCCGTGCGGCCGTGTGCCAGGCGGCGGTCAATGCGGCCAAGGCGGTCGACTATGTCGGCGCCGGCACGATCGAGTTCATCGCCGACGGTTCGGACGGGCTACGCGCCGACCGCATCTGGTTCATGGAAATGAACACCCGGCTTCAGGTCGAACATCCCGTGACCGAGGAGATTACCGGCCAGGATCTGGTCGAATGGCAGTTGCGGGTCGCGTCGGGCGAACCGCTGCCCCGGACGCAGGAGCAGCTGTCGATCAATGGCTGGGCGATGGAAGCGCGCCTCTATGCCGAGGATCCGGCCAAGGGCTTCCTGCCCTCGATCGGTACGCTCGATACGTTCGAACTGGGCGGCGGTGCGCGCATCGATACCGGCGTCGAGGAAGGGGCAGCCATTTCGCCCTATTATGATCCGATGATCGCCAAGGTCATCGCCCATGGCGACACGCGCGACGCGGCACGGCTGCGGCTGGCGGCGGCGCTTGATGAGACGGTGATCTGGCCGCTGCGCACCAATGCGGGCTTTCTGGTCAAGGCGCTGGAGAATGCGGATTTCGCGGCGGCCCGGCTCGACACTGGCCTGATCGCGCGGGAGGGCGATGCGCTGTTGCCGCCGGCCGATCCGTCCGATGCGGCACTGGCTGATGCGGCTGCGGCGCTGACGCCGGGCGGGGCGCTGGCGGGCTTCCGCCTCAATGCGCCGGTCCGGGCGGAAGCGAATTTCCTGCTGAACGGCCATCCCCATGTCGTGCGCTATGATCCGCGTCTGGGCGACGCACGGCCGCTGGAGGATGTGCTGATTGCCGAGGGTGGGCAGGTCTGGGAAATGACGCCCTGGCGTGTCGCCGGTGGCGCTGGCGGTGCGGCATCCGACGGGGCGATCCTGTCGCCCATGCCCGGCCGCATCATTGCGGTGGCGGTGACGGCCGGACAGGCGGTGACCAAGGGGCAGAAGCTGCTGACGCTCGAAGCGATGAAGATGGAGCATAGCTTGGTCGCGCCGTTCGACGGCGTGGTCGCCGAGTTGAACGCGGCCGAGGGCGGGCAGGTGAGCGAGGGCGTGCTGCTGGCCCGGATCGATCATAGCGAAGGTTGA
- a CDS encoding endonuclease domain-containing protein, which translates to MSLPEILVWQTLRQRPGGLKFRRQHPSGAYILDFYCMDARLAIEIDGSGHDDSARQRHDAARDAWFAAAEITTLRIAARDVLGDLDAVMTGILAAAHARLPLHHPAAPGGPPPRDKLGEE; encoded by the coding sequence ATGTCCCTGCCCGAAATATTGGTGTGGCAAACGTTGCGGCAGCGACCAGGTGGCCTGAAATTTCGTCGCCAGCATCCAAGTGGCGCCTATATTCTCGATTTTTATTGCATGGATGCCCGTCTGGCCATCGAGATTGATGGCAGCGGGCATGACGACAGCGCCAGGCAGCGCCATGACGCTGCGCGCGATGCATGGTTCGCTGCGGCGGAAATTACGACTTTGCGGATTGCGGCTCGTGATGTGCTGGGTGACCTCGATGCCGTCATGACAGGAATTTTGGCGGCAGCGCACGCGCGCCTGCCCCTCCACCACCCGGCTGCGCCGGGCGGTCCCCCTCCCCGAGACAAGCTCGGGGAGGAATGA
- a CDS encoding carboxyl transferase domain-containing protein: MSAPVLDSKLSPDGEGFRANAAHNRALAEELRGKVADAVLGGSPAARDKHTGRGKLLPRDRVERLLDPGSPFLEIGQLAANGQYGDEVPGAGMIAGIGRVSGRQVMIACNDATVKGGTYYPVTVKKHLRAQEIALENRLPCVYLVDSGGANLPNQAEVFPDRDHFGRIFYNQANLSARGIPQIACVMGSCTAGGAYVPAMSDETVIVRNQGTIFLAGPPLVQAATGEVISAEDLGGGDLHGRKSGVVDHVADNDEHALSIVRDIVSTLQPDRQSDLNLRDPRPPRFDPADLYGIIPQDVRAPYDVREVIARIVDGSEFHEFKPLYGTTLVCGFAHIWGMPVAILANNGVLFSESAQKGAHFIELACQRRVPLLFLQNISGFMVGGKYEAEGIAKHGAKLVTAVATAQVPKVTVLIGGSFGAGNYGMCGRAYQPRFLFTWPNARISVMGGEQAASVLATVHRDAAKWTAEQAEAFKAPVRQKYEDEGNPYFATSRLWDDGVIDPAQTRDVLGLAFAAALNAPVDDRAQFGVFRM; the protein is encoded by the coding sequence ATGAGCGCACCGGTGCTGGACAGCAAGCTGTCGCCCGATGGCGAAGGCTTCCGCGCCAATGCTGCGCATAATCGCGCGCTGGCGGAGGAATTGCGTGGTAAGGTTGCCGACGCGGTGCTGGGCGGATCGCCGGCCGCGCGGGACAAGCACACCGGGCGGGGCAAGCTGTTGCCGCGTGATCGCGTCGAACGACTGCTCGATCCAGGCTCGCCTTTCCTTGAGATCGGTCAACTCGCCGCCAACGGCCAATATGGCGACGAGGTGCCGGGCGCCGGCATGATCGCCGGCATCGGCCGGGTGTCGGGGCGCCAGGTGATGATCGCCTGCAACGACGCCACGGTGAAGGGCGGCACTTACTATCCGGTCACGGTGAAGAAGCATCTGCGCGCGCAGGAAATCGCGCTCGAAAACCGGCTGCCCTGCGTCTATCTGGTCGACAGCGGCGGCGCCAACCTGCCCAACCAGGCGGAGGTCTTCCCCGACCGCGACCATTTCGGCCGCATCTTCTATAATCAGGCGAACCTGTCGGCGCGCGGCATTCCGCAGATCGCTTGCGTCATGGGTAGCTGCACCGCCGGCGGCGCCTATGTCCCGGCCATGTCGGACGAGACGGTGATCGTCCGCAACCAGGGCACCATCTTCCTTGCCGGCCCGCCGCTGGTGCAGGCGGCGACGGGCGAGGTCATCAGCGCCGAGGATCTGGGCGGCGGCGACCTGCATGGCCGCAAGTCGGGCGTGGTCGATCATGTCGCGGACAATGACGAGCATGCGCTGTCGATCGTGCGCGACATCGTCTCGACCCTGCAGCCCGATCGCCAGAGCGACCTCAACCTGCGCGACCCGCGCCCGCCCAGGTTCGACCCGGCCGATCTCTATGGCATCATCCCCCAGGATGTGCGCGCGCCCTATGATGTGCGCGAAGTGATCGCGCGGATCGTCGACGGCAGCGAGTTTCACGAGTTCAAGCCGCTCTACGGCACCACGCTCGTCTGCGGCTTCGCCCATATCTGGGGCATGCCGGTGGCGATCCTGGCGAACAATGGCGTGCTGTTCAGCGAAAGCGCGCAGAAGGGCGCCCATTTCATCGAACTGGCCTGCCAGCGGCGCGTGCCCCTGCTGTTCCTCCAGAATATCTCCGGCTTCATGGTCGGCGGCAAATATGAGGCGGAAGGGATCGCCAAGCATGGCGCCAAGCTGGTGACGGCGGTGGCGACGGCACAGGTGCCCAAGGTCACTGTGCTGATCGGCGGCAGCTTCGGCGCGGGCAATTACGGCATGTGCGGCCGCGCCTATCAGCCGCGCTTCCTCTTCACCTGGCCCAATGCCCGCATCAGCGTGATGGGCGGCGAACAGGCGGCCAGCGTGCTGGCGACCGTCCACCGCGACGCCGCCAAATGGACGGCGGAACAGGCGGAAGCCTTCAAGGCGCCGGTGCGCCAGAAATATGAGGATGAAGGCAATCCCTATTTCGCGACCTCGCGCCTGTGGGACGACGGCGTGATCGACCCGGCCCAGACACGGGACGTGCTGGGGCTGGCCTTCGCCGCCGCGCTCAATGCGCCGGTAGACGATCGCGCGCAATTTGGCGTGTTCCGGATGTGA
- a CDS encoding DMT family protein: MPTIILLILSNLFMTTAWYWHLKGGMNKPLMLVILISWAIAFVEYCLAVPANRIGFAHGWSAGQLKIAQEAIALVIFGIFMVTVLGEPLHWRHAAAFACIMAAVGFLFVGRS; this comes from the coding sequence ATGCCCACCATCATTCTCCTCATCCTCTCCAACCTGTTCATGACCACCGCCTGGTACTGGCACCTCAAGGGCGGCATGAACAAACCGCTGATGCTGGTCATCCTGATCAGCTGGGCAATCGCCTTCGTCGAATATTGCCTGGCGGTGCCCGCCAACCGCATCGGCTTTGCCCATGGCTGGTCCGCCGGACAACTCAAGATCGCGCAGGAAGCCATCGCCCTCGTGATCTTCGGCATCTTCATGGTGACGGTGCTGGGCGAACCGCTCCACTGGCGCCACGCAGCGGCCTTTGCCTGCATCATGGCGGCGGTCGGCTTCCTGTTCGTGGGGCGGAGCTGA
- a CDS encoding isovaleryl-CoA dehydrogenase produces the protein MTDFDFALGEHADMIRESTARFAADHIAPLAAQIDAKDWFPRDLWPAMGALGLHGITVAEADGGLGLGYLEHVVAQEEVARASASIGLSYGAHSNLCVNQIRRWGNDAQKARYLPKLISGEHVGSLAMSEAGAGSDVVSMKLKAEKKGDRYVLNGTKFWITNATEADTLVVYAKTGDGSKGITTFLIEKGYKGFSIGQKIDKVGMRGSPTAELVFDDCEVPEENIMGPLNGGAGVLMSGLDYERTVLAGIQLGIMQACLDTVLPYVRERKQFGKPIGAFQLMQAKVADMYVALNSARAYVYAVARACDAGKTTRFDAAGAILLASENAMKVALEAVQALGGAGYTKDWPVERYMRDAKLLDIGAGTNEIRRMLIGRELIGA, from the coding sequence ATGACCGATTTCGATTTCGCCCTGGGCGAGCATGCGGACATGATCCGCGAAAGCACCGCCCGTTTCGCCGCCGATCATATCGCCCCGCTGGCGGCGCAGATCGACGCCAAGGACTGGTTCCCCCGCGACCTGTGGCCCGCCATGGGCGCGCTCGGCCTGCACGGCATCACCGTGGCCGAGGCCGATGGCGGCCTGGGCCTGGGCTATCTGGAGCATGTGGTGGCGCAGGAGGAAGTGGCGCGGGCCTCGGCCTCCATAGGTCTCAGCTATGGCGCGCACTCAAACCTCTGCGTCAACCAGATCCGCCGCTGGGGCAATGATGCGCAGAAGGCGCGCTATCTGCCCAAGCTGATTTCCGGCGAGCATGTCGGTAGCCTGGCCATGTCGGAGGCTGGCGCCGGGTCCGATGTCGTGTCGATGAAGCTGAAGGCCGAGAAGAAGGGCGATCGCTACGTCCTCAACGGCACGAAATTCTGGATCACCAACGCGACCGAGGCGGACACTTTGGTCGTCTATGCCAAGACCGGTGATGGCTCCAAGGGCATCACCACCTTCCTGATCGAGAAGGGCTATAAGGGTTTCTCGATCGGCCAGAAGATCGACAAGGTCGGCATGCGCGGCAGTCCGACCGCCGAACTGGTGTTCGACGATTGCGAAGTGCCGGAAGAGAATATCATGGGGCCGCTCAACGGCGGCGCGGGCGTGCTGATGTCGGGCCTCGACTATGAACGCACCGTGCTCGCCGGCATCCAGCTCGGCATCATGCAGGCCTGCCTCGACACGGTGCTGCCCTATGTTCGCGAACGCAAGCAGTTCGGCAAGCCGATCGGCGCGTTCCAGCTGATGCAGGCCAAGGTCGCCGACATGTATGTCGCGCTCAACAGTGCGCGCGCCTATGTCTATGCCGTGGCGCGCGCCTGCGACGCGGGAAAGACCACCCGCTTCGACGCGGCCGGCGCCATCCTGCTGGCCAGCGAGAATGCGATGAAGGTCGCGCTGGAGGCGGTGCAGGCGCTGGGCGGCGCGGGCTATACCAAGGACTGGCCGGTCGAACGCTATATGCGCGACGCCAAGCTGCTCGATATCGGCGCCGGCACCAACGAGATTCGCCGGATGCTGATCGGCCGGGAATTAATTGGGGCGTGA
- a CDS encoding LysR family transcriptional regulator, translated as MIERYLLRYFLAVVDQGNFSRAAAHCLVSQPTLSVGIAKLEQAVGAPLFLRSNQRVELTEAGSRLLSHARRIEREFNLAEQAGAQTAEIQTLRIGLLTSIAGAPVAAAVAACPAEARGRVEFIPGSERELLGRLDAERIDVALTLVRPGAEERYAARILAEEGYGLALPADHQLAEREAIAAEELAGETMIVRRHCEALSATSRYFVDRGIRPHFAYRSTNDERVMQMVAAGLGVTVMPLGYQWPGMARAALRDFGERRTLGLLHGPRAIPLRETPPPMLRALAVAFGRA; from the coding sequence ATGATCGAACGCTATCTGCTGCGCTATTTCCTGGCGGTCGTGGACCAGGGCAATTTCTCCCGTGCGGCGGCACATTGCCTGGTGTCGCAACCGACCCTGTCGGTCGGCATCGCCAAGCTGGAACAGGCGGTCGGCGCGCCCTTGTTCCTGCGCAGCAACCAGCGGGTCGAACTGACCGAGGCCGGCAGTCGCCTGTTGAGCCACGCCCGGCGGATCGAGCGCGAGTTCAACCTGGCCGAACAGGCGGGCGCGCAGACGGCCGAAATCCAGACACTGCGCATCGGCCTGCTGACCAGCATCGCCGGCGCGCCGGTGGCGGCAGCGGTCGCCGCCTGCCCGGCCGAGGCGCGCGGACGGGTGGAGTTTATTCCGGGGTCGGAACGCGAATTGCTCGGGCGGCTGGATGCCGAGCGGATCGATGTGGCGCTGACCCTGGTGCGGCCGGGCGCGGAAGAGCGCTATGCGGCGCGGATACTGGCCGAGGAAGGCTATGGCCTGGCCCTGCCCGCCGACCACCAGCTGGCCGAACGCGAGGCGATCGCGGCGGAAGAACTGGCGGGCGAGACGATGATCGTGCGCCGCCATTGCGAGGCGCTGTCGGCGACCAGCCGCTATTTCGTCGATCGCGGCATCCGCCCGCATTTCGCCTATCGGTCGACCAATGACGAGCGGGTGATGCAGATGGTGGCAGCCGGCCTGGGCGTCACGGTGATGCCGCTGGGGTATCAATGGCCCGGCATGGCGCGCGCGGCGCTGCGCGACTTTGGCGAACGGCGGACGCTCGGCCTGCTCCATGGTCCGCGCGCCATTCCCCTGCGCGAGACGCCACCGCCGATGCTGCGCGCATTGGCGGTGGCGTTTGGTCGCGCCTAG
- the rlmJ gene encoding 23S rRNA (adenine(2030)-N(6))-methyltransferase RlmJ — translation MNYRHSFHAGNSADVVKHSLLIALVRALQQKPSALTLIDTHSGCGLYDLGGNDAQRTGEATGGVLRAFADPNPLLGDYRAAVQAVNVGEEPQLYPGSPHFLAQLLRPQDCLILNEKHPEDAYTLRGVMRGTSAAVHERDAYELWLAMVPPRTARGVVVVDPPYEQTDERARITATLAAAHRKWAHGVTVIWFPLKDHATHWKWKERLRKLGIPKFLCVEHWLYDSEQPGIYNGAGLFIVNPPYAFTQALPPLLEALRVALAPEGHKGEIISGWLGD, via the coding sequence ATGAATTATCGCCATTCGTTCCATGCCGGCAACAGCGCCGATGTCGTGAAGCACAGCCTGTTGATCGCCTTGGTGCGGGCCTTGCAGCAAAAACCAAGCGCGCTCACCCTGATCGACACCCATTCCGGCTGCGGCCTGTACGACCTTGGCGGCAACGATGCCCAGCGCACCGGCGAGGCCACGGGGGGCGTGCTGCGGGCCTTTGCTGATCCGAACCCCTTGCTGGGCGACTACCGTGCCGCCGTACAGGCGGTGAATGTGGGGGAAGAACCGCAGCTTTACCCTGGATCGCCGCATTTTCTGGCGCAGCTTTTGCGTCCGCAGGATTGCCTGATCCTCAATGAAAAGCATCCGGAAGACGCTTACACCCTGCGCGGCGTGATGCGCGGCACGAGCGCGGCCGTACATGAACGCGATGCCTACGAGCTTTGGCTCGCTATGGTGCCGCCTCGCACCGCGCGCGGCGTGGTGGTAGTCGACCCGCCCTATGAGCAGACCGATGAACGCGCGCGCATCACCGCCACCCTCGCCGCCGCTCATCGCAAATGGGCGCATGGGGTGACGGTGATTTGGTTTCCGTTGAAAGACCACGCCACGCATTGGAAGTGGAAGGAGCGCTTGCGTAAGCTCGGCATCCCGAAATTTCTGTGTGTGGAGCATTGGCTATACGATAGCGAGCAACCCGGCATCTATAATGGGGCGGGTCTTTTCATCGTCAATCCACCCTATGCTTTCACGCAGGCGCTGCCGCCATTGCTGGAAGCCTTGCGCGTGGCGTTAGCGCCCGAAGGACATAAGGGCGAGATTATATCCGGCTGGTTGGGCGATTAG
- the queA gene encoding tRNA preQ1(34) S-adenosylmethionine ribosyltransferase-isomerase QueA encodes MRVDLFDFDLPAENIALRPASPRDSARLLLVPGDGAMEDRIVRDLPSLLRAGDVLVFNDTRVIPAQLEGMRGEARIGATLHKRLGLRQWQAFLRNAKRVREGDRIDFGAGVTAIAGPRDDDGGVTLDFEGEEPVEILLERAGRMPLPPYIASKRATDERDRSDYQTMFAREDGAVAAPTAALHFTPDLTAALAQVGVLTETLTLHVGAGTFLPVKADDTDDHRMHAEWGRIDQDTADRLNAVRAAGGRIIAVGTTSLRLLESATGEDGVIRPFADETRIFITPGYRFRAIDGLMTNFHLPKSTLFMLVSALMGTEKMQSVYKHAIEEGYRFYSYGDSSLLLPE; translated from the coding sequence ATGCGTGTAGACCTGTTCGATTTCGATCTGCCGGCGGAGAATATCGCGCTCCGTCCGGCCAGCCCGCGCGATTCGGCGCGCCTTCTGCTCGTGCCCGGTGATGGCGCGATGGAGGATCGCATCGTGCGCGACCTGCCATCGCTGCTGCGCGCGGGCGATGTGCTGGTCTTCAACGACACCCGCGTCATTCCCGCCCAGCTGGAAGGGATGCGGGGCGAGGCGCGGATCGGCGCGACCCTGCACAAGCGGCTGGGCCTGCGCCAGTGGCAGGCCTTCCTGCGCAATGCCAAGCGGGTGCGTGAAGGCGACCGGATCGATTTCGGTGCGGGCGTGACCGCGATCGCCGGCCCGCGCGACGACGATGGCGGCGTCACCCTCGATTTCGAGGGCGAGGAACCGGTCGAGATCCTGCTGGAACGGGCCGGGCGCATGCCGCTGCCGCCCTATATCGCCAGCAAGCGCGCCACCGACGAGCGTGACCGCAGCGATTACCAGACCATGTTCGCGCGCGAGGATGGCGCGGTCGCTGCCCCAACCGCTGCGCTGCACTTCACGCCCGACCTCACCGCCGCACTGGCGCAGGTCGGCGTGCTGACCGAAACGCTGACCCTGCATGTCGGCGCGGGCACCTTCCTGCCGGTCAAGGCGGACGATACCGACGACCATCGCATGCACGCCGAATGGGGCCGGATAGATCAGGACACGGCCGATCGCCTGAACGCCGTGCGCGCGGCCGGCGGCCGGATCATCGCGGTCGGCACCACCTCGCTGCGCCTGCTCGAAAGCGCGACCGGTGAGGATGGCGTGATCCGCCCCTTCGCCGACGAAACCCGCATCTTCATCACGCCCGGCTACCGCTTCCGCGCGATCGACGGGCTGATGACCAATTTCCACCTGCCCAAATCGACCCTGTTCATGCTGGTAAGCGCCTTGATGGGCACGGAAAAAATGCAGTCCGTGTATAAGCACGCAATCGAGGAAGGTTATCGCTTCTACAGCTATGGGGACAGTTCCCTGCTGCTGCCGGAGTGA
- a CDS encoding peptidylprolyl isomerase, whose translation MRFTSALKTVAIGFALTASSVAFAQGGGGGGGGAEEMKKAETAAKAEQNAKSLGAQLTPQLPPATIPADPQNIWDLDLSSGGRVRIQLRPDIAPNHVERIKELTRQGFYNGLKFHRVIPGFMAQGGDPKGDGTGGSTLPDLKAEFNPMPHLRGTLSMARAQSEDSANSQFFIVLLPRMQLDKKYTVFGRVIEGMQYVDAIHEGEPPADPTVILQASIESDGKPPVLAPPPPPPAPEPAALPSKKPAAPAKKPAPKKK comes from the coding sequence ATGCGTTTCACTTCCGCGCTCAAGACCGTGGCGATCGGTTTCGCCCTCACCGCGTCCAGCGTGGCCTTCGCCCAGGGTGGCGGCGGTGGCGGCGGCGGTGCCGAGGAAATGAAGAAGGCGGAGACCGCTGCGAAGGCGGAGCAGAATGCCAAGTCGCTGGGCGCACAGCTGACGCCGCAGCTGCCGCCGGCGACCATTCCGGCCGACCCGCAGAATATCTGGGATCTCGACCTGTCGAGCGGCGGCCGCGTGCGCATTCAGCTGCGCCCGGACATCGCCCCCAACCATGTCGAGCGGATCAAGGAACTGACTCGCCAGGGCTTCTACAATGGCCTGAAGTTCCATCGCGTCATCCCCGGCTTCATGGCCCAGGGCGGCGATCCCAAGGGCGACGGCACCGGCGGTTCGACGCTGCCCGACCTCAAGGCCGAGTTCAACCCGATGCCGCATCTGCGCGGCACCCTGTCCATGGCCCGCGCTCAGAGCGAGGACAGCGCCAACAGCCAGTTCTTCATCGTGCTGCTGCCGCGCATGCAACTCGACAAGAAATATACCGTCTTCGGCCGCGTGATCGAAGGCATGCAATATGTCGACGCGATCCATGAGGGCGAGCCGCCGGCCGACCCGACCGTGATCCTGCAGGCCTCGATCGAGAGCGACGGCAAGCCGCCGGTGCTGGCACCGCCGCCCCCGCCGCCGGCGCCTGAACCCGCAGCGCTGCCGTCGAAGAAGCCGGCTGCCCCGGCCAAGAAGCCGGCCCCCAAGAAGAAGTGA
- the coaD gene encoding pantetheine-phosphate adenylyltransferase, whose translation MSKSRIGVYPGTFDPITLGHMDIIRRGAKLVDKLVIGVTTNISKSPMFADEERLDMVRRECADIDTEIVVTGFNSLLMDFAESQGASVIIRGLRAVADFEYEYQMAGMNQQINSRVETVFLMADVSLQPIASRLVKEIALYGGPIHKFVSPAVREEVEARVAALGLKGHS comes from the coding sequence ATGAGCAAGTCGCGTATCGGTGTCTATCCCGGCACCTTCGATCCCATCACCCTTGGCCATATGGACATCATCCGCCGCGGCGCGAAGCTGGTCGACAAGCTGGTGATCGGCGTCACCACCAACATCAGCAAGTCGCCGATGTTTGCCGACGAGGAACGGCTCGACATGGTTCGCCGCGAGTGCGCGGACATCGACACCGAAATCGTCGTCACCGGCTTCAACTCGCTGCTGATGGACTTTGCCGAATCGCAGGGGGCCAGCGTCATCATCCGGGGTCTGCGCGCCGTCGCCGACTTCGAATATGAATATCAGATGGCGGGGATGAATCAGCAGATCAACAGCCGGGTCGAAACCGTCTTCCTGATGGCCGACGTCTCGTTGCAGCCCATCGCGTCGCGCCTGGTCAAGGAAATCGCCCTCTATGGCGGGCCGATCCACAAGTTCGTCAGCCCCGCCGTGCGCGAGGAGGTGGAGGCGCGGGTTGCTGCGCTCGGCCTCAAGGGGCACAGTTAG
- a CDS encoding farnesyl diphosphate synthase, which translates to MERSAAGALVAARAATVAADIDRAFDALLAIPDDPRHRLYEAMRHAAIGGGKRLRPLLVQATCDLFNISRESALRVGLAIECIHVYSLVHDDLPAMDDDDMRRGKPTVHKAFDEATAILAGDCLHDLAFEILADEQTHPDAFVRIDLVKALAVASGPAGMAGGQMMDLEAEKTRFDLATVTRLQNLKTGALIGFCVDAAAIMARIPVDARTGLHGYARDIGLAFQIADDLLDVEGDAALAGKALGKDAAAGKETFVSLLGVDRAREQGRLLVEQAKAHLHGHGAEADLLRAIADYIVERDR; encoded by the coding sequence ATGGAACGGAGCGCCGCAGGCGCGCTGGTCGCCGCCCGTGCGGCAACGGTGGCGGCCGATATCGACCGGGCGTTCGATGCGCTGCTGGCGATCCCGGACGATCCGCGCCATCGCCTTTACGAAGCGATGCGCCATGCCGCGATCGGGGGTGGCAAGCGGCTGCGGCCACTGCTGGTGCAGGCGACCTGCGACCTGTTCAACATTTCGCGCGAATCCGCGCTGCGCGTTGGCCTCGCAATCGAATGCATCCATGTCTATTCGCTGGTGCATGACGATCTGCCGGCGATGGACGATGACGATATGCGGCGCGGCAAGCCGACCGTCCACAAGGCGTTCGATGAAGCGACCGCGATCCTGGCCGGTGACTGCCTCCACGATCTCGCCTTCGAAATCCTCGCCGACGAACAGACCCATCCCGATGCCTTCGTCCGTATCGACCTCGTAAAGGCGCTGGCCGTCGCCAGCGGCCCGGCCGGCATGGCGGGCGGGCAGATGATGGACCTGGAGGCGGAAAAGACCCGCTTCGATCTCGCCACCGTCACCCGGCTGCAAAATCTCAAGACCGGCGCGCTGATTGGCTTCTGTGTGGATGCCGCCGCGATCATGGCGCGCATCCCGGTCGATGCGCGCACGGGCCTGCACGGCTATGCCCGCGACATCGGCCTAGCCTTCCAGATCGCCGACGACCTGCTTGATGTGGAGGGCGACGCGGCCCTCGCCGGCAAGGCGCTGGGCAAGGATGCCGCCGCCGGCAAGGAAACCTTCGTCTCGCTCCTGGGGGTAGACCGGGCGCGGGAACAGGGGCGTCTGCTCGTTGAACAGGCCAAGGCGCACCTGCACGGCCATGGCGCGGAGGCGGATTTGCTGCGCGCCATTGCCGACTATATTGTGGAGAGGGACCGCTAG
- a CDS encoding exodeoxyribonuclease VII small subunit, with the protein MAEENTPQKDLSQLSFEDALRALESIVRRLESGDVPLDESISLYAQGEELRKRCTERLQAAEARISMLTVDAGGAITGAQPFGAD; encoded by the coding sequence ATGGCTGAGGAAAATACCCCGCAAAAGGATCTGTCCCAATTGTCGTTCGAGGATGCGCTGCGCGCGCTCGAATCGATCGTTCGCCGGCTGGAAAGCGGCGATGTTCCGCTCGATGAGTCGATCTCGCTCTATGCCCAGGGTGAAGAACTGCGCAAACGCTGCACCGAGCGGCTGCAGGCGGCCGAGGCGCGGATCAGCATGCTGACCGTCGACGCTGGCGGCGCGATCACCGGCGCCCAGCCGTTCGGCGCAGATTGA